A stretch of the Alnus glutinosa chromosome 6, dhAlnGlut1.1, whole genome shotgun sequence genome encodes the following:
- the LOC133871283 gene encoding synaptotagmin-4 yields MSFYSGVFIGITLGIGLVIAFARYGNIRSRRRADLAKTVAAFARLTVEDSRKILPAQFYPNWVVFSERQKLTWLNLQLDKIWPYVDEAASELIRTNLEPILEQYRPAILDSLKFSKFTLGTVAPQFTGVSIIESESDARGVTMELEMQWDGNPNIKLDIKTRVGVALPVQVKNIGLTGVFRLIFKPLVNDFPCFGAVSYSLREKKKLDFTLKIVGSDISTIPGISDAIEGTIRDAIEDSITWPVRKIFPILPGDYSDLELKPVGTLEVKLVQAKDLTNKDVIGKSDPFAVLFIRPLHDRTKTSKTINNQLNPVWNEHFQFIVEDASTQHLTVRIFDDEGIQAPELIGCAKVPLKDLKPGKVEDLWLNLVKDFEVQRDTKYRGQVHLELLYCPFGTESSFKNPFDPEYSMTCLEKKALKSGADGREVGDLGKTTKQKKSNVIVRGVLSVTIIAAEDLPAVDLIGKADPFVVLIMKKSETKAKTRVLTNTLNPAWNQTFDFVVEDALHDMLILEVWDHDTFGKDKIGRVIMTLTRVLLEGEFQDSFPLDGAKSGKLYLHLKWIPDLKFRET; encoded by the exons ATGAGTTTCTACAGTGGTGTGTTTATAGGCATCACCCTCGGCATCGGGTTGGTCATCGCCTTCGCTCGTTATGGAAATATCCGATCCAGGCGTCGTGCCGATTTG GCTAAGACGGTGGCTGCATTTGCAAGATTGACAGTGGAAGACTCAAGAAAGATTCTTCCAGCTCAGTTTTATCCAAACTGGGTTGTATTTTCAGAGCGACAGAAGTTAA CATGGCTTAATCTTCAACTTGACAAGATTTGGCCATATGTTGATGAG GCAGCATCAGAGCTGATAAGAACCAATTTGGAGCCAATTCTTGAGCAATATAGGCCAGCAATCTTAGATTCACTCAAGTTCTCCAAGTTCACCCTTGGCACTGTGGCTCCACAATTCACAG GAGTTTCCATTATTGAAAGTGAAAGTGATGCTCGGGGAGTCACTATGGAGTTGGAGATGCAGTGGGATGGTAACCCAAATATTAAACTTGATATAAAAACCAGAGTTGGTGTGGCACTACCTGTACAG GTAAAAAATATTGGACTCACTGGGGTTTTCAGGTTAATTTTCAAACCACTTGTTAATGATTTCCCTTGCTTTGGAGCTGTTTCTTATTCACTGAGAGAAAAG AAAAAGCTGGATTTTACTCTTAAAATTGTGGGTAGTGATATATCAACAATCCCAGGGATTTCTGATGCTATTGAG GGAACTATACGGGATGCTATTGAAGATTCTATAACATGGCCAGTACGgaaaatttttcctatattacCTGGGGATTATAG TGACCTAGAGTTGAAGCCTGTTGGAACATTAGAAGTGAAGCTAGTGCAAGCGAAGGACTTGACAAACAAAGACGTCATTGGGAAATCTGATCCTTTTGCTGTCTTATTCATACGCCCACTGCATGACAGAACGAAAACCAGCAAAACAATT aataacCAATTGAATCCAGTCTGGAATGAGCACTTCCAGTTCATTGTTGAAGATGCATCTACACAGCATTTGACTGTAAGAATTTTTGATGATGAAGGGATTCAGGCTCCCGAACTCATTGGTTGTGCTAAAGTGCCACTGAAGGACCTTAAGCCTGGTAAAGTTGAGGATTTGTGGTTGAACCTGGTGAAGGATTTCGAAGTTCAAAGAGACACTAAATACAGGGGCCAA GTGCACTTGGAGCTCTTGTACTGTCCTTTCGGAACAGAAAGTAGCTTTAAAAACCCTTTTGACCCCGAATACTCAATGACCTGTTTGGAGAAGAAGGCCCTTAAGAGTGGAGCTGATGGAAGAGAGGTTGGTGATCTTGGAAAAACCACAAAGCAAAAGAAGAGTAATGTCATTGTAAGAGGAGTATTATCTGTTACAATAATAGCTGCTGAAGACTTACCAGCAGTAGATTTGATTGGAAAGGCCGACCCCTTTGttgtccttattatgaaaaaatCTGAAACAAAAGCCAAGACTAGG GTTCTAACCAACACCTTAAATCCGGCCTGGAATCAAACATTTGACTTTGTTGTGGAGGATGCATTACATGATATGTTGATTCTGGAAGTTTGGGACCACGACACTTTTGGGAAG GACAAAATAGGAAGAGTCATCATGACCCTCACAAGGGTCCTATTGGAAGGGGAGTTCCAGGATAGTTTTCCCCTGGATGGTGCTAAATCGGGAAAGCTTTATTTGCATCTCAAGTGGATACCAGACCTTAAATTCCGGGAAACCTAA